In a genomic window of Aggregatimonas sangjinii:
- a CDS encoding SLC13 family permease translates to MHFSKKLGLFLGPILFFIILYFPFELVSEQGDKVIAVGVWMIVWWITEAVSISVSALLPLILFPLLNVMDIGDVGANYGSPIVFLFFGGFVMALALEKVNLHRRIALNIIRLTGTTPNKVVLGFMIATAALSMWISNTATTVVMLPIAMSVIGLLVNDADGFTKSDQNFSLSVMLGIAFSANAGGIATVIGTPPNMVMVGLLENEYNIEISFFKWMLIGIPFSVTMITISYLVLTKWMFPNRELKFTASKDVINEELYKLGPMSGKEKMVLYIFGVTVALWIFRALINDILPALQLNDTIISIFAAVCLFALPYNLKKGDFIIEWRDTSKLAWGILILFGGGLALAKGMSVSGIVDLVANAIATSDISILVMASLLIFLMLFMTEIMSNVALVAVLAPVVAGIAIGLEIPILYLLIPVTIASSCAFMLPMATPPNAIVFASGYVKVHEMARVGIILNLIAVGLLILMFQFVIPLVF, encoded by the coding sequence ATGCACTTCAGCAAAAAATTAGGACTCTTTCTTGGGCCGATACTATTTTTCATCATCCTTTACTTCCCTTTTGAATTGGTTTCCGAGCAAGGCGACAAAGTCATTGCCGTAGGGGTTTGGATGATTGTCTGGTGGATTACCGAGGCGGTATCCATCTCGGTTTCCGCATTACTGCCTTTGATTCTCTTTCCGTTGTTGAACGTCATGGATATTGGTGATGTGGGCGCCAATTACGGGAGTCCCATCGTGTTTTTATTCTTTGGCGGCTTTGTTATGGCGTTGGCTTTGGAAAAAGTGAACTTGCACCGTCGCATCGCCTTGAACATCATACGGCTCACGGGAACAACCCCCAACAAGGTCGTGCTGGGCTTTATGATCGCTACCGCCGCCTTGAGCATGTGGATCAGCAATACGGCCACTACAGTGGTGATGCTGCCCATAGCTATGTCGGTTATCGGCTTGCTGGTAAACGATGCCGACGGCTTTACGAAAAGCGACCAGAATTTTTCCTTGAGCGTGATGCTGGGCATTGCCTTTTCGGCCAACGCCGGCGGTATTGCGACCGTAATCGGCACACCCCCGAATATGGTCATGGTGGGCCTATTGGAAAACGAGTACAATATCGAGATTTCCTTTTTTAAGTGGATGTTGATCGGCATCCCTTTTTCGGTGACGATGATCACCATTAGTTACTTGGTCTTGACCAAATGGATGTTTCCCAATCGAGAGCTGAAGTTTACCGCCTCCAAAGATGTCATCAACGAAGAGCTATATAAACTCGGACCCATGAGTGGGAAAGAAAAAATGGTGCTGTATATTTTTGGGGTAACCGTCGCCCTATGGATCTTTAGGGCGCTCATCAATGACATCCTTCCGGCACTACAACTAAACGACACCATCATCAGTATTTTTGCGGCGGTGTGCCTATTCGCGCTGCCCTATAACCTTAAAAAAGGAGACTTCATTATCGAATGGCGAGACACTTCGAAACTGGCATGGGGTATTCTGATTTTGTTCGGCGGTGGACTCGCCCTTGCCAAGGGCATGTCGGTGAGTGGTATCGTCGATTTGGTTGCGAACGCTATCGCGACCAGCGATATCTCGATATTGGTCATGGCGAGCTTACTCATATTCTTGATGCTTTTTATGACGGAAATCATGAGCAACGTGGCCCTGGTCGCCGTATTGGCCCCTGTTGTGGCGGGTATCGCCATCGGTTTGGAGATTCCGATTCTGTACCTGCTCATTCCGGTCACTATTGCCAGTAGCTGTGCCTTTATGTTGCCCATGGCGACTCCGCCCAATGCGATCGTCTTTGCTAGCGGTTATGTAAAAGTGCACGAGATGGCCCGCGTGGGCATTATTTTAAATCTTATCGCTGTTGGCCTGCTCATTTTAATGTTCCAATTCGTTATTCCTTTGGTATTTTGA
- a CDS encoding c-type cytochrome domain-containing protein, whose amino-acid sequence MDILKQLLGRLHPLIVHLPIGFILLGLLLRWYDRKKNEFTKAIALVFLWGGYSAILACITGYAQYVGEGYAFETVKWHLWSGIATAVFSFLTYWRIGANKRFARIKTIPIMVMTLVMFGLISFTGHLGGNITHGEDYLVEPLPNPIKAALGFETFEEKEIVLTEATWEEALIYDDVIKPILNNTCVSCHNPKKSKGELMLHTEKAIVKGGENGAILVTNNASKSEMVMRMKLPMQNDDHMPPEGKKQPSKEEIKLVSAWIDTGHPFDRTIAQSGLEKELFRSFFPKKTDNDYPDSPVAAAAADSIKTIEAIGIHVDPIDKVSNFLKVSCINHPSFSDADFDALLPISLQIAVMDLGGTQVTDKIFEKLATLPNLTLLKLDNTAISGENIAQLASLEYLKSINLTHTDFEEQHLPKLTKFKKLQKVYVYGTKIDVQGAKTLKDGLITVDYGNYNLPPIASDSIVY is encoded by the coding sequence ATGGATATCCTGAAACAACTCTTGGGGCGCCTGCATCCGCTCATCGTACACCTTCCCATCGGGTTCATACTCCTAGGGCTGCTCTTGCGCTGGTATGATCGAAAAAAAAACGAGTTCACCAAGGCCATCGCGTTGGTCTTTCTTTGGGGTGGTTATAGTGCCATCTTAGCATGTATTACCGGTTACGCCCAATACGTGGGAGAAGGCTATGCCTTTGAGACGGTCAAATGGCACCTTTGGTCCGGAATAGCCACAGCGGTTTTTTCTTTTTTAACGTATTGGCGGATCGGAGCGAACAAGAGATTTGCGCGCATCAAAACCATTCCGATAATGGTGATGACCCTCGTAATGTTCGGATTGATTTCCTTTACGGGGCATTTAGGCGGGAACATTACGCATGGTGAGGACTATTTGGTCGAACCGCTGCCCAACCCTATCAAAGCTGCTTTGGGATTTGAAACATTCGAGGAAAAGGAAATCGTACTTACCGAAGCGACCTGGGAGGAAGCGCTTATTTATGACGATGTCATAAAACCTATATTGAACAATACCTGTGTAAGTTGCCATAATCCGAAGAAAAGTAAGGGCGAACTGATGCTACATACCGAAAAGGCAATCGTAAAAGGTGGCGAAAACGGCGCGATACTCGTCACGAACAACGCCTCAAAAAGTGAAATGGTTATGCGGATGAAACTACCGATGCAAAATGACGACCATATGCCCCCCGAAGGAAAAAAGCAACCTTCAAAAGAAGAAATCAAGCTTGTAAGTGCCTGGATCGATACCGGACATCCTTTTGACCGGACCATCGCGCAATCTGGATTGGAAAAAGAACTGTTTCGCTCTTTTTTCCCAAAAAAGACGGACAATGATTATCCGGATTCGCCCGTCGCCGCGGCAGCTGCGGATAGTATCAAAACCATTGAAGCAATTGGCATTCATGTTGACCCCATCGATAAGGTTTCCAATTTCCTAAAAGTCTCTTGCATCAATCATCCGAGCTTTTCAGATGCCGATTTTGATGCATTGCTACCCATATCCCTACAGATTGCAGTTATGGATTTGGGGGGCACCCAGGTAACCGATAAAATATTTGAAAAATTGGCGACCCTTCCGAATTTGACACTTTTAAAATTGGACAATACCGCGATATCAGGCGAAAATATAGCACAATTGGCTTCTTTGGAGTATTTAAAATCCATCAATCTAACGCATACCGATTTTGAAGAACAGCATCTGCCTAAATTGACCAAATTTAAAAAGCTGCAAAAAGTATATGTCTATGGTACCAAAATAGATGTTCAGGGTGCGAAGACCCTAAAAGATGGTCTGATTACTGTTGATTACGGTAATTACAACCTACCGCCGATTGCTAGCGACTCTATCGTTTACTAG
- a CDS encoding sugar phosphate isomerase/epimerase family protein yields the protein MIIKLLQLAILLFATLNTYSQQKGNLEFFNTDWGRTVSWDAFCERTKASGYDGIEIWFPSEEESQNQLKAALEKYDLKVAFLNGTNKSIPFAESLKQYTDHFHTLLSWNPVYINCHSGSDFFTMEQNKAFIDAANKVASESGTSIYHETHRGRFSYNLPDTEKYLAAIPELRLTLDISHWMVVHESLLERQDNNLEEVIARSHHIHARVGHSEGPQVNDPEAPEWKKALERHMAIWEAVIQKKWTESDSTFTITTEFGPPYYMPALPYTKLPVADQWKANVFIMNAIKKRMGIGK from the coding sequence ATGATCATAAAACTACTGCAACTCGCCATACTCCTTTTCGCTACGTTAAACACCTATTCCCAGCAAAAGGGAAATCTCGAATTCTTCAACACCGATTGGGGCCGAACGGTTTCTTGGGATGCCTTCTGTGAACGCACGAAAGCCTCAGGCTATGACGGCATCGAAATCTGGTTTCCGTCGGAGGAGGAAAGTCAAAATCAATTGAAGGCAGCGCTGGAGAAGTACGATTTAAAAGTCGCTTTCTTGAACGGAACGAATAAATCCATCCCTTTTGCGGAAAGCCTGAAACAATACACGGATCATTTCCACACCCTTCTTTCCTGGAATCCGGTGTACATCAATTGCCATAGCGGAAGCGATTTTTTTACCATGGAGCAGAACAAGGCCTTTATCGATGCGGCGAACAAGGTGGCATCAGAAAGCGGCACATCCATTTATCATGAAACCCACCGCGGTCGTTTTAGCTATAATCTACCTGATACTGAAAAATATCTGGCAGCGATACCCGAACTGCGCCTGACGTTAGACATAAGCCATTGGATGGTCGTTCATGAATCCTTATTGGAACGGCAGGATAACAACCTAGAGGAAGTGATCGCTCGGTCGCATCACATTCATGCACGGGTCGGTCATTCCGAGGGACCCCAAGTGAATGACCCTGAAGCTCCCGAATGGAAAAAGGCGCTCGAACGACATATGGCGATTTGGGAAGCGGTCATTCAAAAAAAATGGACAGAAAGCGATAGCACCTTTACCATCACTACCGAATTTGGTCCGCCCTATTATATGCCAGCCCTACCGTATACCAAGTTGCCGGTCGCCGACCAATGGAAAGCGAATGTCTTTATTATGAACGCCATTAAAAAACGAATGGGAATCGGTAAATAA
- a CDS encoding DUF1501 domain-containing protein has translation MKDVVARLIQEKLARETQAKTRRHFIKNCAQGIGGLALSSIFMGCDPLGNPKNKTAMTFSERDLNPLATLPPPFAPKIKSVIYLHMAGAPSQLEMFDYKPALQKLNGQDCPQSLLEGKKFAFIKGTPKLLGPQAEFKQEGESGNWVSNFMPHFKKVVDDVAFLKAVHTDQFNHGPAQLFMHTGSARLGRPSIGAWATYGLGSENQNLPGFVVLTSGGNTPDAGKSVWGSGFLPSVYQGVQCRSKGDPVLYLEDPDGISRDLKKHTIDAINQINKEEYAKYADPEILARINQYEMAYRMQIAVPEVMNINNEPEYIQQMYGVEPGKESFANNCLLARKLVEDGVRFVQLFDWGWDTHGNVREGSIDMGLRNKCREIDRPITALIMDLKQRGLLDDTLIVWGGEFGRTPMQENRGNKKMTYLGRDHHGDAFTMWMAGGGIKKGASHGKTDDIGFSGIEGRVSVHDVHATILHLLGFDHEEFTYEFQGRPFRLTDVEGEIINEILA, from the coding sequence ATGAAAGACGTAGTAGCACGATTGATCCAAGAGAAACTGGCTCGGGAAACCCAAGCCAAAACCCGTAGGCACTTTATTAAAAATTGTGCACAAGGTATCGGTGGCTTGGCCTTGAGTTCTATTTTTATGGGATGTGACCCGTTGGGGAATCCAAAGAACAAAACGGCCATGACCTTTTCGGAACGGGATCTCAACCCGTTGGCAACGCTGCCCCCTCCCTTTGCCCCCAAGATAAAATCGGTCATTTACCTACATATGGCAGGTGCGCCCTCCCAATTGGAGATGTTCGATTACAAACCTGCGCTTCAAAAATTGAACGGACAAGATTGCCCACAATCCCTTTTGGAAGGCAAAAAATTCGCGTTCATTAAAGGAACGCCCAAATTGTTGGGACCGCAAGCGGAATTCAAACAGGAAGGAGAATCCGGCAACTGGGTCTCTAATTTCATGCCGCATTTTAAAAAGGTGGTCGACGACGTCGCCTTCCTGAAAGCGGTACATACGGATCAATTCAATCATGGTCCCGCCCAACTCTTCATGCACACCGGAAGTGCCCGTTTGGGTCGACCTAGCATTGGTGCCTGGGCTACTTATGGCCTTGGTTCCGAAAACCAAAACTTGCCCGGTTTTGTGGTGCTTACCTCTGGCGGCAATACGCCCGATGCCGGAAAAAGTGTTTGGGGAAGCGGATTCTTACCGTCCGTATACCAGGGAGTACAGTGCCGTTCAAAGGGTGATCCAGTTCTTTATCTGGAGGATCCCGACGGCATTTCACGCGATTTAAAAAAGCACACCATAGATGCCATCAATCAAATAAACAAGGAAGAGTATGCCAAATATGCCGATCCTGAAATCCTGGCCCGTATCAATCAATACGAAATGGCCTATCGTATGCAGATTGCCGTACCGGAGGTGATGAATATCAACAACGAGCCTGAATACATTCAACAAATGTACGGGGTCGAGCCCGGTAAGGAATCCTTTGCGAACAATTGCCTCTTGGCCAGAAAACTGGTCGAGGATGGTGTTCGTTTTGTACAGCTCTTCGATTGGGGATGGGATACCCATGGTAATGTTCGTGAAGGCTCTATCGATATGGGCTTGCGGAACAAATGTCGCGAAATCGATCGTCCCATCACCGCGCTGATCATGGATTTGAAACAACGGGGGCTGCTCGATGATACCCTTATCGTTTGGGGCGGGGAATTCGGCAGGACACCCATGCAGGAAAACCGTGGCAATAAAAAAATGACCTATCTCGGTCGCGACCACCACGGTGATGCCTTTACCATGTGGATGGCCGGTGGCGGAATAAAAAAAGGAGCTTCCCACGGCAAGACCGATGACATCGGTTTCTCAGGTATCGAAGGCCGCGTATCGGTACATGATGTGCATGCCACCATTTTACACCTGCTTGGCTTCGACCACGAGGAATTTACCTATGAATTTCAAGGGAGGCCATTTCGATTGACCGATGTGGAGGGTGAAATCATCAACGAGATTTTAGCTTAA
- a CDS encoding PSD1 and planctomycete cytochrome C domain-containing protein — protein sequence MKKNLFFFREILSLGLCILLLQSCQSSDPVDFSTQIKPLLNAKCISCHGGVKKNAGFSLLFEEEALGDTKSGRPAIIPGNAAGSELIKRLHEDDPELRMPYEKPKLSDEEIDLLTRWIDQGAEWGTHWAYSLPESVTVPTPTQEAGFTSNASEDFIQNEIDHFITARLESEQLVPNTPAPTEVIARRVALDVTGLPPDSTLFAAFDSGELSYENLVDSLLSQKTYGEKWASWWLDMARYSDTKGYEKDQARSIYEYRDWVIKALNTDMPYDQFTIEQLAGDLLPEPSVDQLIATAFHRNTMNNDEGGTDDEEYRVAAVIDRVNTTFEVWQSTTMGCVQCHSHPYDPFKHEEYYKLMAFFDNTRDEDVPSEAPVLKFYTPEQQRQVDRVTAWIAQYGNEETLAQYQKFLLYNEPVYNSHHLKDIQNGSYDDHASTVLWDDGSCKFESVSPGEATALYFKYRGPVNGTTLTFRKNNAEGELLAQTTVNKTQGNVIGKIPFQKSDEKFDLYIETDNNGVGKKVNILNLYWVALLEDVPGKNETGYASINSTLVNILNTETPTVPIMIENPEQMKRTTQVFDRGNWLMKTDTVEPTTPETLNTWNTDWPKDRLGLSRWLVSKQNPLTARTVVNRVWHQIFGRGLVSTIEDIGSQSESPSHPDLLDWMALRFMNEHQWSLKALIKEIVMSGTYRQNSENSPELYQKDPNNELYAHGPRIRLSAEQIRDQALAVSGLLSLKMYGPGVMPPQPEGIWNTVYSDAKWIESKGEDRYRRSVYTYMKRTSPYPSFISFDGGSREICTIRRTVTNTPLQALVTLNDPVYLEASYELAKRMQVSKIPEENIAFGYKKATYSKISPAKLAALKQLYESSLLEFNNEETAAEPFFHLPNKPSPELAALTIVANAIMNLDEFLTKA from the coding sequence ATGAAAAAGAACCTATTCTTCTTTAGGGAAATTCTGTCTTTGGGGCTATGTATTCTTTTGCTGCAATCATGCCAATCTTCCGACCCGGTAGATTTTAGCACCCAGATAAAACCACTGTTGAATGCGAAATGCATCAGCTGTCATGGCGGCGTTAAAAAGAATGCAGGTTTTAGTCTTTTGTTCGAAGAGGAAGCTTTGGGAGACACCAAATCCGGAAGACCCGCCATTATTCCCGGTAATGCCGCTGGGAGTGAGTTGATCAAAAGACTGCACGAAGACGACCCCGAACTTCGCATGCCCTATGAAAAACCAAAACTATCCGACGAGGAAATCGATTTGCTGACCCGATGGATCGATCAAGGAGCGGAGTGGGGAACGCATTGGGCCTATTCGCTACCGGAAAGCGTAACCGTCCCGACACCCACACAGGAAGCGGGTTTTACCTCGAATGCCTCTGAAGACTTCATCCAAAACGAAATCGACCACTTCATTACCGCCCGATTGGAAAGCGAACAGCTTGTACCAAACACTCCCGCGCCTACTGAAGTCATCGCACGACGGGTCGCCTTGGATGTAACAGGCCTGCCACCCGATTCAACCCTCTTCGCAGCGTTTGATTCGGGCGAGTTATCCTACGAAAATTTGGTCGATAGTTTGTTGTCCCAGAAAACCTACGGAGAAAAGTGGGCAAGTTGGTGGCTCGATATGGCACGTTATTCCGATACTAAAGGCTACGAAAAAGATCAAGCCAGAAGCATATATGAGTATCGCGATTGGGTAATCAAAGCGCTAAATACCGATATGCCCTATGACCAATTTACGATAGAACAGCTTGCTGGGGATTTGCTACCCGAACCCTCGGTAGACCAACTTATCGCCACGGCATTTCACAGGAATACTATGAACAATGACGAAGGTGGAACCGACGACGAAGAGTATCGTGTGGCAGCGGTTATCGATCGCGTCAACACAACATTCGAGGTCTGGCAAAGTACCACCATGGGATGCGTGCAATGCCATAGTCACCCATATGATCCGTTCAAGCATGAAGAATACTATAAGCTCATGGCCTTCTTTGATAATACGCGAGATGAAGATGTGCCGAGCGAAGCCCCGGTATTAAAATTTTATACCCCAGAGCAACAACGACAAGTAGATCGAGTAACGGCTTGGATCGCGCAATATGGAAATGAGGAAACGCTTGCACAATATCAAAAGTTCCTATTGTACAATGAACCCGTATACAACTCGCACCATTTAAAGGATATTCAAAATGGCTCTTATGATGACCATGCCTCGACCGTACTTTGGGATGATGGTTCCTGCAAGTTTGAATCCGTTTCACCGGGAGAAGCGACTGCATTGTACTTCAAATACCGGGGACCTGTCAATGGAACAACCCTTACTTTCCGAAAAAATAATGCCGAAGGGGAACTTTTAGCACAAACCACGGTCAACAAAACCCAGGGCAACGTCATTGGCAAAATCCCTTTTCAAAAATCCGATGAAAAATTCGACCTCTATATCGAAACCGACAACAATGGCGTGGGCAAAAAAGTCAATATTCTCAATCTGTATTGGGTCGCGCTTTTGGAGGATGTTCCCGGAAAGAACGAAACCGGGTACGCATCAATCAACAGCACATTGGTCAACATTTTGAACACTGAAACACCCACGGTACCCATTATGATCGAGAATCCGGAACAGATGAAACGGACTACTCAGGTATTCGATCGCGGAAATTGGTTGATGAAAACGGATACGGTCGAACCCACCACTCCGGAGACGCTCAACACATGGAATACCGACTGGCCTAAAGACCGATTAGGGCTGTCTAGGTGGTTAGTGAGCAAACAAAATCCGTTGACGGCTCGAACCGTGGTCAATCGTGTTTGGCATCAGATTTTTGGTCGCGGATTGGTCTCTACCATAGAGGATATTGGATCGCAATCGGAATCGCCCTCCCACCCTGATCTCTTGGATTGGATGGCCTTGCGATTCATGAACGAACACCAGTGGAGTCTGAAAGCACTGATCAAAGAAATCGTGATGTCGGGAACGTACCGCCAAAACTCTGAGAACAGTCCTGAACTATACCAAAAAGATCCCAATAACGAACTCTATGCCCATGGCCCCAGAATTCGATTGAGTGCGGAACAAATTCGAGATCAAGCGCTGGCCGTATCTGGCCTGCTGAGTTTGAAGATGTACGGACCGGGCGTAATGCCGCCCCAACCCGAGGGTATTTGGAATACGGTCTACAGCGATGCGAAATGGATAGAAAGCAAAGGGGAAGACCGTTACCGACGGTCAGTATACACTTATATGAAGCGTACCAGTCCTTATCCCTCTTTTATAAGTTTTGATGGGGGCAGTAGGGAAATATGTACGATTCGGCGCACCGTTACAAACACACCTTTACAAGCCCTAGTCACCTTGAACGACCCGGTCTATCTAGAAGCCTCGTACGAGTTAGCCAAGAGGATGCAGGTTTCGAAAATCCCTGAAGAGAACATCGCCTTTGGGTACAAGAAAGCCACCTACTCCAAAATAAGCCCGGCAAAATTAGCGGCCCTGAAACAACTCTATGAAAGTTCCTTATTGGAATTTAATAATGAAGAAACAGCGGCAGAACCGTTCTTCCATTTACCAAATAAACCTAGTCCAGAACTGGCCGCTTTGACCATCGTGGCCAATGCCATAATGAATCTGGATGAGTTTTTAACGAAAGCATGA
- the lysS gene encoding lysine--tRNA ligase, whose protein sequence is MQLSEQELVRREKLTKLREMGIDPYPAALYPVDALASDIKNNYKEGKKVVISGRLMSRRIQGKASFAELQDSSGRIQVYFNRDEICTGEDKTQYNEVYKKLLDIGDIIGIEGELFTTQVGEITVMVKNFTMLSKALRPLPLPKKDADGNTYDEFNDPELRYRQRYVDLVVNPSVKETFIKRTKITNSIRQFYNERGYLEVETPILQPIPGGAAARPFLTHHNALDIPLYLRIANELYLKRLIVGGFDGVYEFSKDFRNEGMDRTHNPEFTVMELYVAYKDYNWMMDTTEALLEKVAIDANGTSKVTVGNHEIEFKAPYARVPILEAIKIHTGKDVAGMDEEELRETAKELGLEVDDTMGVGKLIDEIFGEKCEHHYVQPTFITDYPKEMSPLTKEHRDNPALTERFELMVNGKELANCYSELNDPIDQRARFEDQLKLSEKGDDEAMFIDQDFLRALEYGMPPTSGIGIGIDRLVMLLTNNSSIQEVLFFPQMRPEAPATKVVELGDDAKAVLAILKKAEQLPLNDLKTQSALSNKKWDKAIKELTKNELAKVAKNDEGLMVTLIA, encoded by the coding sequence ATGCAACTTTCGGAACAAGAACTCGTACGACGGGAAAAACTAACTAAGCTTAGGGAAATGGGTATCGACCCCTACCCCGCCGCTCTTTACCCTGTAGATGCTTTGGCATCGGACATCAAGAACAATTACAAGGAAGGGAAAAAGGTCGTGATTTCCGGAAGGTTGATGTCTCGCCGTATTCAAGGGAAAGCCTCTTTTGCTGAGCTGCAAGACAGCTCCGGTCGAATACAGGTGTATTTCAATCGCGATGAAATCTGTACTGGGGAAGACAAAACCCAGTACAATGAGGTATACAAAAAATTGCTGGATATTGGGGATATCATCGGCATCGAAGGAGAACTTTTTACGACGCAGGTCGGTGAAATAACCGTAATGGTAAAAAATTTCACCATGTTGAGCAAAGCGTTACGCCCGCTGCCATTGCCCAAAAAAGATGCTGATGGCAATACCTATGACGAATTTAACGATCCGGAACTGCGTTACCGGCAGCGGTATGTAGACCTTGTGGTGAATCCATCCGTCAAGGAAACCTTTATCAAGCGCACAAAAATAACGAACAGCATTCGCCAGTTTTATAATGAACGAGGGTATTTAGAGGTGGAGACCCCCATTTTACAGCCTATTCCCGGAGGAGCGGCGGCGCGCCCTTTTTTAACGCACCACAACGCGCTGGACATTCCGCTTTACCTTCGTATTGCCAACGAATTGTACCTAAAACGACTGATTGTAGGAGGCTTTGACGGGGTATACGAGTTTTCAAAGGATTTTCGCAACGAGGGCATGGACCGTACACACAACCCCGAGTTTACCGTTATGGAACTCTATGTGGCCTATAAGGATTACAACTGGATGATGGATACCACCGAAGCACTTCTAGAAAAGGTGGCCATCGATGCCAATGGCACTTCGAAAGTCACCGTTGGAAATCATGAAATAGAGTTCAAAGCGCCCTACGCCCGAGTGCCGATTTTGGAAGCGATAAAAATTCACACTGGCAAGGATGTTGCCGGAATGGACGAAGAAGAATTACGGGAAACCGCTAAAGAACTTGGTCTTGAAGTAGACGACACCATGGGTGTCGGTAAACTGATCGATGAGATTTTCGGGGAGAAATGTGAGCATCACTATGTGCAACCTACGTTTATTACCGACTATCCGAAAGAAATGAGTCCGTTGACGAAAGAGCATCGCGATAACCCTGCGCTTACCGAACGTTTTGAATTGATGGTCAATGGTAAGGAACTTGCCAATTGCTATTCGGAATTAAACGATCCTATAGATCAGCGCGCACGTTTTGAAGATCAATTGAAATTATCCGAAAAAGGGGATGATGAGGCGATGTTCATCGACCAGGATTTTTTACGTGCTTTGGAATATGGAATGCCTCCTACTTCGGGAATCGGTATCGGCATTGATCGTTTGGTGATGTTGTTGACCAATAATTCTTCGATACAGGAAGTGCTGTTCTTCCCGCAGATGCGACCTGAAGCGCCCGCTACAAAAGTAGTCGAGCTCGGTGATGACGCAAAAGCGGTGCTGGCCATCCTCAAAAAGGCAGAACAACTTCCCTTGAATGACTTGAAAACGCAATCGGCCCTAAGTAATAAGAAGTGGGATAAGGCGATTAAGGAACTTACCAAAAACGAACTGGCCAAAGTCGCTAAAAATGATGAGGGATTGATGGTGACATTAATTGCATAA
- a CDS encoding SGNH/GDSL hydrolase family protein, which yields MTGHGLLFRKLYLLVPLWLFVSCSASDINTPEDKEATLRYLALGDSYTIGESVSASASFPMKLTTKLNEQLDKKTKVDILATTGWRTDNLLNAMEAQALSTDYDIVTLLIGVNNQFQNRPFSQYETEFNTLLEQAIELAKGENNSVFVISIPDYAYTPFSANSDREQISSDIDRYNDYAEETAIASGIRFINITDITRMGLEEPELIASDGLHPSGEAYRRFVERLFPLVRSHLSE from the coding sequence ATGACAGGGCATGGATTACTTTTCAGAAAATTATATCTCTTAGTACCGTTATGGCTTTTTGTGTCGTGTTCCGCTTCCGATATAAACACGCCGGAGGATAAAGAAGCGACTTTACGTTACTTGGCCTTGGGCGACAGTTATACGATCGGTGAAAGTGTATCCGCCTCGGCCAGCTTTCCAATGAAACTCACAACAAAACTGAATGAGCAACTCGATAAAAAGACTAAGGTTGATATATTGGCAACGACCGGCTGGCGCACCGACAATTTATTAAATGCCATGGAGGCCCAAGCCCTCAGTACGGATTATGATATCGTTACCTTGCTCATAGGTGTCAACAATCAATTTCAAAACCGCCCGTTTTCGCAATACGAAACCGAATTCAACACCCTTCTTGAGCAGGCCATCGAATTGGCCAAGGGAGAAAATAATAGCGTTTTCGTCATTTCTATTCCCGATTACGCCTATACTCCATTTTCGGCCAACTCCGACCGTGAACAGATTAGTAGTGATATTGACCGCTATAACGATTATGCCGAGGAAACGGCTATTGCCAGCGGAATTCGATTTATCAATATTACCGATATCACTAGAATGGGGCTTGAAGAGCCTGAACTGATTGCCAGTGATGGTTTGCATCCTTCCGGGGAAGCCTATCGTAGGTTTGTCGAACGCCTCTTTCCGCTCGTGCGATCGCACTTATCCGAATAA